A single region of the Panthera tigris isolate Pti1 chromosome B1, P.tigris_Pti1_mat1.1, whole genome shotgun sequence genome encodes:
- the PNMA2 gene encoding paraneoplastic antigen Ma2 — protein sequence MALALLEDWCRIMSVDDQKSLMVLGIPVDCDEAEIQGVLQETLKSLGRYRLLGKIFRKQDNANAVLLELMEDTDVSVIPSEVQGKGGVWKVIFKTPNQDTEFLERLNLFLEKEGQTVSGMFRALGHEGLSPATVPFVSPELLAHVLGQAIAHAPQPLLPMRYRKLRVFSGSAVPAPEEEPFEIWLEQATEIVKEWPVAEAEKKRWLMESLRGPALDLMHIVQADNAAISVEECLEAFKQVFGSLESRRTSQVKYLKTYQEEGEKVSAYVLRLETLLRRAVEKRAIPRNIADQVRLEQVMAGASLSEVLWCRLRELKDQGPPPSFLELMKVIREEEEEEASFENENTEEPDEGDGYGPWDNEAED from the coding sequence ATGGCGCTGGCACTGTTAGAGGACTGGTGCAGGATAATGAGCGTGGATGATCAGAAATCGCTGATGGTTCTGGGGATACCGGTGGACTGTGATGAGGCTGAGATTCAAGGGGTTCTCCAGGAGACTTTAAAGTCTCTGGGCAGGTATAGGCTGCTCGGCAAAATATTCAGGAAGCAGGACAATGCCAATGCTGTCTTACTAGAGCTTATGGAGGATACTGATGTCTCGGTGATCCCCAGTGAGGTTCAGGGAAAGGGGGGTGTCTGGAAAGTGATCTTTAAGACCCCTAACCAGGACACTGAATTTCTGGAACGACTGAACctctttctggaaaaagaagGGCAGACAGTCTCCGGTATGTTCCGAGCCCTCGGGCACGAGGGGTTGTCTCCAGCCACGGTGCCCTTCGTGTCCCCAGAGTTACTGGCTCACGTGTTGGGACAGGCGATAGCTCATGCCCCTCAGCCCCTGCTACCCATGAGATACCGGAAACTGAGAGTGTTCTCGGGGAGCGCCGTGCCCGCCCCAGAGGAAGAGCCCTTTGAAATCTGGTTGGAACAGGCCACTGAGATCGTCAAAGAGTGGCCGGTagcagaggcagaaaagaaaaggtggTTGATGGAAAGCCTGCGTGGCCCTGCCCTGGACCTCATGCACATAGTACAGGCAGACAATGCAGCCATAAGCGTGGAAGAGTGTTTGGAGGCGTTTAAGCAAGTGTTTGGAAGCCTGGAGAGCCGCAGGACCTCCCAGGTGAAATACCTGAAGACGTatcaggaggagggggagaaggtcTCGGCCTACGTGTTGCGGTTAGAAACCCTGCTCCGGCGAGCCGTGGAGAAACGCGCCATCCCCAGGAATATCGCAGATCAGGTCCGCCTGGAGCAGGTCATGGCCGGGGCCAGCCTCAGCGAAGTCCTTTGGTGCAGGCTGAGAGAACTGAAAGATCAAGGCCCGCCTCCCAGCTTCCTCGAGTTAATGAAGGTAATccgggaggaagaggaggaagaggcctcTTTTGAAAACGAGAATACTGAAGAGCCAGATGAAGGGGATGGTTATGGCCCCTGGGATAACGAGGCAGAGGACTAA